DNA sequence from the Hyla sarda isolate aHylSar1 unplaced genomic scaffold, aHylSar1.hap1 scaffold_1694, whole genome shotgun sequence genome:
ggggcacagcggcatcattaattctgggggcacagcggcatcattaattctgggggcacagtggcataactaaatctgggggcacagtggcatcactaattctgggggcacagcgggatcattaattctggggcacagtggcatcactaattttgggggcacagcggaatccttaattctgggacacagtggcatcattaactcTGGGGTCACAGCGGCATAACTAATTCTGGGGGTACAGTGGCGTCTAATTctggggcatagtggcatcattaattattggggcacagtggcatcattgatTCTGGGGgcccagtggcatcattaattctgtgcggCACAGTTGGATCATTAAAtattggggcacagtggcataattaattttgggcgcacagtggcataattaattctgggggcacagcggcatcattaattctggggtcacagtggcatcattaattctggggacatcGTGGCATaaataattctggggcacagtggcatcattaattctgggagcagagtggcatcattaattctgggggctgaGTGGCATCATTAACTCTGGGGGCAGAGTGGCATCATTAACTCTGGGGGCAGAGCGGCATCATTAACTCTGGGGGCAgagcggcatcattcattctgggggcacagcggcatcattcattctgggggcacagtggcatcattaattctgggggcacagtggcataactaaatctgggggcacagtggcatcattaattctgggggcacagtggcatcactaattctggggtcacagtggcataactaaatctgggggcacagtggcatcactaattctgggggcacagcgggatcattaattctgggagcacagcgggatcattaattctggggcacagtggcatcactaattttgggggcacagcggaatccttaattctggggacacagtggcatcattaactcTGGGGTCACAGCGGCATAACTAATTCTGGGGGTACAGTGGCGTCTAATTatggggcatagtggcatcattaattattgGGGCAcattggcatcattaattctgggggcccagtggcatcattaattctgtgcggCACAGTTGGATCATTAAAtcttgggacacagtggcatcattaattttgggggcacagcgggatcattaattctggggcacagtgggataattaattctggggacatagtggcataaataactctggggcaCAGCGGAATCAtgaattctggggcacagtggcattattaattctggggtcacagcagCATAACTAATTCTGGGGGTACCTCGGGGTCAtcacaaggacaagcagggctctatgcagtgaggacaagcagggttctgtgcaacgaggacaagcagggctctgtacactgaggacaagcagggctctgtgcaatggggacaagcagggctctgtacactgaggacaagcagggctctgtacactgaggacaagcagggctctgtacactgaggacaagcagggctctgcacactgaggacaagcagggctctgtacactgaggacaagcagagctctgtacactgaggacaagcagggctctgtacactgaggacaagcagggctctgtacactgaggacaagcagggctctgtacactgaggacaagcagggctctgtgtactgaggacaagcagggctctgtacactgaggccctATGACATgacccctggctcacacagcaggatgattgacaagccaggagcctgcacagagccctgcttgtcccaccctcacttcctatatttggttttctcatagagacacatgggcaatagctgcagggacagtattttttcacccaaaaatatacacatttgtaaaccaatgtatattacaaatgtattatctacattatattaaaagtttttgctaatgacaggtacactatcAGTTTGAAGTGGCAATAATCTTCTTTTGATCTTCTAGTTTGACGCCTCCACTAGTAGGTCAACACGATCATTAACTTTACATGACTCGTGCCACATGTAACCAATTTTGTGCCTTTTTGACAAAAAGATTTGGTTTAGCATAACGAGGGTGTGGCTTTCCATGAAAAGGGGTGTGCAAACCTGTGCACCAGAATTGGAGTATAGTAAGCCAATGAACAGTCTAAACAAATGTACTAGATTTATATTCATAGCCACTGTTGTAAATTTGGTGCATTTGTAGACCATCTAGTCTAGATTTGCATTGTCTAATTGTTAGACAGTATCAGTAAGTCCGGGCCTCTGTGCCTATTTCACACCAATCTCTAAATATGTAAAACTAACCACAGTATCTTCTAGACTCATCCTCCCCATTTCCACAGTCCACTTTCCCGTCACACAGAGCTGAAGCTACGATGCACGTGCTTCTGTCGTCACATAGGAAGCCAGTTTGGCCGGATGATGTTTTACACTCACGCGTAAATGAATCTGGTAGAAAAGAAAAGGGTAAGGGCATTTTTCTGTTGTTACATTTGTAaggaaaagtaagtgaaccctttgaAATTACCTGTATTTCTATACTGATCACAAATACAATGTGGTCTTAACTATGGACAAACACACTGGCTTAGAGATTCATCagtctgtctgagacaaaaactaTCTGGGTTGCTCATAGGAACTAataacagctcagctttcctattATCAGAGATTGTTtaaatatgaaagctgagctgtgattggttgttatgggaaaaacagacagacAATTTGTGTTTCAGTCTGATAGATTAAAGGAGATATGTAATTgggaaaaacctatcccctatccaaaggataaggtttCAGATAGtgaggggtccaactgctgggacccccccccccccccccccgcgatctcctgtacagggctctGTTCGGCTATCTTAGGTACTCctgtagagatatatggagggggcgtgtaagCCCTCACTTTGTGCAGGGGATGTGACGCGCCCCTCCCGGGttgagccagggccccatacagacgCAGGGGTCAGACCCTCCTCTATCTAAAACGTATTCCCTGTCCTTTGAATAGGAGATCCATTTTTCCGCATGATACTTTTTTCTTAATCTGGGTCAATGTAAGTAATGTAATAACACAAACAGTGGTACAGTTCATGTCGTTTATTGAGCACATTGAATAAACATCACAAAGGATCCAAAATATTAATTTAGAATTCCCTAATAGGTATACAAAACTGGTTTTGTAGCTCCTCTTCTTTATCTACCTTTGCAGTGAAAAAAACAACTGGAGTAATCTATAGGACTCTGGTGGATAGGATTCAGTGGCCAGACAAAACCTATAAAATTATACCATGTATGGAAGCCATGGAACAAGCATGCTGTAAAGCAGGGGTCCCACTCAAGACCCACCAACAGTCCAAGATTTGAACTTTTCCCCATCCTATTCCAATGTAGTAACTGAAATAACCTGGAATGTTGGTGGGTcttaaggactgggttgggggCCACTGCTCTAGAGCCAGCCATTTGTTGGTTTCCCTAGAACAGGGGTCTGCAACCcgcggctccggagccgcatgcggctcttttactcctttgccgcagctccgcgagtctgtcccgggtcccggtcaccctcattcTGGGATAATGCAGTGTCTcggaatgatctgagcccgtgagcGACCGTCACGGTGTCATCGGTAtacttacctgccctggtgccatcggagTGGAGTCTCTTCTTCTGGGGCcgcgcggatcctcactgtcatgtgacaatgtaatgtcacatgacagtgacatcgtcggcctgcgcctcagtcgaggagcgccgccgggagaggaagacgccacgagaggagctggtgagtatgtgaagtacattactcacttgacagcggggcgttaacccctcaccccatggcagcggcagctttatcgctgccgcggggtgagaggttaacgctaccgctgccctggggtgaggggtaacttaacccttcaccccatggcagcggcatcgctgccgcggggtgagaggttaacgctgccgctgccatggggtgaggggttaagttacctctCACCCCATGGCAATGGTagcattaacccctcaccccgcggcagcattaacccccctctccccagtgcattaacccccctctccccagcccaccccaggcctgggccccaaaaaagcccaccccaggcctgggcccaaaaaaagcccaccccaggcctgggcccaaaaaaataaTGATTATGATTTATGGTACACTGGGGCCCTGATTATGGCATTTTGGGGCATTGATTATTGGGcatagcaaattttgctatggggccctCTGATTTCTAATTACGTCCCTGTTTTGGACCCCTGTAGGCCAGCCATGGATAAAGGCAAGTAAAGAAAATTTTCTGAATTTCATATTGTTAAGTGAAaatcctttttttcttcagattgacagctgactgcatGATTCTGTacatatttgttttaaatgtcgcaatggttttgcggctcccagtttttttttcccttcggaaacgggtccaagtggctctttttgtcttaaaggttgcaggcCCCTGCCCTAGAATTATGAAGCTAGAGATAATGGTTATAAATTACCCCAGGGCAGTAGACCTGATATACAAAGTAGTTCTCTGGTGCCACCTTTTGGAGGTAGCATTCCTTCAAGTCAGTGCTTGGCTCCAAAACACTGACTTGAAGGGAAGCTAGATCCAAAAGGTGGCActgtcaaaaactttttatatgttatatatcttgGAAAaaaattaacctttctaatatacttctatttCTGTGCTCACTACTGTTCTATCAGACTGTGGCATGAaaagggggagggaagggggttacagagcagcctgtagtgattgcATGAAGAggctcagcacagcacagcagactccgggaggaagataagtcatgcagagtgaggacatgccCCTCCAAAGCACTGAATGAAAAattaagtgagcaacagatagaaggtatttgtgagacaaatataggtcctagacacataaaaaatatatgtacaagATCAGGACTAGGTACCAAgtaatatataactttttttgtgggatatgacaggtacactctaAAGAATTCCGGGAGGAGCATGCATGGCCTGTAAGTCTCCCCACACAATTTTGGCACTCTCCCCATTGACATAAAGTATCCCTTTTGTTCAAGGGCAGTAGATGAGTTATAAAGATACCTACAGGGGTCTCTCTGGTTGCACCCCTGTGTCCTAAATGGTAATACAATGCTTATTACAGTTCTTGTACTTTGATATAcaactatttatttttactttcattttctggTATTCCATAGATGACTCCTAATGTTATAAATGCTGAGATGGCTCCCAGGATGAGAAGTACGACTCCGGTAATGCAGAAACATCTCCTTCTGAAGCAGCATTCACAATCTGGAATGATAAACAGGTCATTCATTTTTGTtggcttcaaaggggtactccacccctagacatcttatcccctatccaaaggacacccCCTCCCAAAGAGTGACGTCATAAGCGGGCGTGGAGGTGATGTCACAAGGCTCCGGCGCtgtacccgacgctctaaacaaactccGGGTCCAGCAGGGAGATAGCGGGGATCCTCAGaagcgggaccccctgcgatcagacatcttataccctatactttggatagaggataagatgtctaggggcagagtacacctttaatgcagatttgatgcgttcAGTTAATCTAACATTCACTCCACGATCACTTTGATTCTATCCAGGACAAGCTGCTATATATAGGAATATGGTTGTCACCTCTTTCTTGCTGAAATGTCACAGATCTTCTAGAATCCCATTCTGTTGAAACTGAGAATGTGTCATAATCCTGTTGAGAAGAGAAAGAAGAAATGAATGCTGAAGGATACAGTGGTTTAATGCATAGGTCTTCTAGCCTGAGCTTCATTTATAAATTCAGCCAAAGATGACATCTGACTGGGCTTGACCAATTTGCCATTACGTGGTTAGCAAAAGTTAGACTGGTACATGTTGTTGTCTCAAGGCACATGTACATGCAACGTTATATCAAGGCAATAATTATTCCTAGGTCACCATTTTGCATGcaattttatttataaatagGACAAAAATAGGGGGTGCTCCCAGTGAAAAGTGCAATGCAGAATCTTGTGCCAGTTTTTGCTTGTAGCTCACAAAATGTGGTTGTGAGTTGCTGGATGGGAGCTGCTGCACTCCGACCGGGTCTGGGCTCTTATGCAAGAGCCAGTGGAGAAACAGGATAGGTAGATGGAGCTACGAAAAAAAAACAGTCTTTGAGGAGGCGCTGCTCATGTGTGTGAAAGGACGGAgagactcaggccagcacaggttaaacttgtttattttgcaaaaagagtggacaacacgtttcggcacacacaaagtgccttcctcaggtcaaaAGAGTACAATGCAAACTTCTCTGTTAGTCTGCAGAGTTACTTGTGACGATCCTGTGTGCAGCGGCGCTGGCGCCGCTGCACACAGGATCGTCACAAGTAACTCTGCATACTAACAGAGAAGTTTGCATTGTActcattggacctgaggaaggcactttgtatgtgctgaaacgcgttgtccactctttttgcaaaataaacaagtttaacctgtgctggcctgagtctcTCCGTCCTTTCACACACATGAGCAGCGCCTCCTCAAAGACTGTTTTTTTTTCGTAGCTCCAGCTACCTATCCTATTTATAGAAAGACAAGTCTTGTAAAGGTCAGCAGACAACACGTCTACTGACACTGCTATTGATAGTGATGATTTTATGTAcacacaatggggaagatttatcaaaacctgtgtagagcaagAGTGGTTGATTTGCCCCGAGCAACTTTTTCAgagtcctttttaaaaatgaaagaagcaatctgattggttgctatgggcaactccaccacttttcctctacacaggttttgatcaatcttccTCAATAGTTTTATCATTGACCTTTGGAAATAAATGCCTTATAACTAATATTGGTATATGTAAATGGGTCTTGAATATACCTCAAGTATCTCtaagtatagttcttttctgtctgaccacagtgctctctgctgacacctctgactgtgtcaggaactgtccagagcaggagaggtttgctatggggatttgttcctgctctggacagttcctgacacagacagaaatggcagcagagagcactgtggtcagactgaaaagaactataaaacttccactgtagtatacagcagctgatgagtactggaaggattaatttacaaatctgtttaactttttggcaccagttgatttaaaaatatttttttccaccggagtacctctttaagacctTTTTGAAATGACCACTTAAAATTACATTGAAACATGGTCTTCTACAGGGAGTGGTTTTTCTCCCAGAAAATTACCACTATGCTAAATGTATGGGGGAGTGAAAATCTGTTGCGCAAAAACCTTCTCTAGGgatggtcttttggagaggtttctcTGTATTTAAGGGGTTTGGTTGCCTTATATGCCAGAACTCTTGCGCTGGTTAATTTTGGCACAATCTTTTGGGCGTCAATGATAATCTATAACATGTACCTATTATTTTCCGAGACATGCAGATTTTTGTTTCTTTAAAAAGATGTTTGAGCTCCTCTCTTCATTAGCAGATTACAGACAATTTTACAGTAGTCTATAGTTTGCCCCCCCTACAGCAGGCTACCTGGAGCTTCCCTGTTTTATTTCCAAATTTCTCTTATCACTTATAGGAGGGATTCCATTCATGGGTTTCATTGCAACCATATAATTTACAGTATACCCTAAGAgtaagtctttaaaggggtactcccgtgggaaaacttttttttttaatcaactggtgccagaaagttaaacatatttgtaaattacttctaataaaaaatcttaatccttccagtac
Encoded proteins:
- the LOC130311911 gene encoding low-density lipoprotein receptor class A domain-containing protein 1-like; the encoded protein is MASNRVYPQHQDYDTFSVSTEWDSRRSVTFQQERDCECCFRRRCFCITGVVLLILGAISAFITLGVIYGIPENENSFTRECKTSSGQTGFLCDDRSTCIVASALCDGKVDCGNGEDESRRYCGNLPNSLPEGLVFKCANKRSWTYIDKLCDNRNDCGDCSDETALRCPPCPGWRCNTVFFADCDCIPKTRCNDNIQDCTDWSDEKSCS